The Podarcis muralis chromosome 10, rPodMur119.hap1.1, whole genome shotgun sequence genome includes a region encoding these proteins:
- the LOC144329024 gene encoding uncharacterized protein LOC144329024: MPANVEIKARVRDRAELLRNAERLSGSPGCVILQTDTFFPAPNGRLKLRDFRDGRGQLVFYNRPDAEGPKLSHYAISPTDDPTGLTAVLSQALGVQGTVKKERRLYLVGQTRVHVDRVEGLGDFMELEVVLQEQQSPQDGEEVARQLMKELGVRQEDLLAGAYLDLLLAGGEPRP; this comes from the exons ATGCCCGCAAACGTGGAGATCAAGGCGCGGGTTCGGGACCGGGCTGAGCTACTAAGGAACGCTGAGCGGCTGAGCGGTTCCCCAGGCTGTGTCATTCTTCAGACGGACACGTTTTTTCCTGCCCCCAACGGGCGACTGAAACTTCGGGACTTCAGG GACGGGCGTGGGCAGCTGGTCTTTTACAATCGCCCTGACGCCGAAGGCCCCAAGCTCTCGCATTATGCCATCTCACCCACGGATGATCCCACCGGGCTTACG GCTGTGCTGTCCCAGGCCCTTGGGGTGCAGGGGACGGTGAAGAAGGAGCGGCGCCTCTACCTGGTGGGCCAGACCCGTGTCCATGTGGACCGCGTGGAAGGGCTGGGCGACTTCATGGAGCTGGAG GTGGTTCTTCAGGAACAACAGAGCCCCCAGGATGGCGAAGAGGTGGCCCGGCAGCTGATGAAGGAGCTGGGCGTTCGCCAGGAGGACCTTCTGGCAGGGGCCTACCTGGACCTCCTGCTGGCGGGAGGAGAGCCTCGCCCCTGA